The following are encoded in a window of Ignavibacteriales bacterium genomic DNA:
- a CDS encoding PorV/PorQ family protein, giving the protein MKKIFVCLIIISSTFYAQGAGNDGLSFLKFGFGARNIAMGEIGVVNSNDVTALNYNPALLSNFKSSEIVFTHNEWIQDVRSELLGASFKAFNLPFAVGLNTTTVSDIESRTKPGEPLSKFSANYFNGSLSTGFEIINDISFGMTIKYLYEGMLSDEATGWGFDFGAFYKSPVEGLVFGAAIKNLGSMNELRHDATKLPTEFSVGSLYSTPVENLKSLVTVGAEYQKYTRESGNHINVGGEFSYDNLIAIRLGYRIQSEDDARNISAGLGLMWGSLNFDYAFVPFKYNLGIAHTISIKFIF; this is encoded by the coding sequence ATGAAAAAGATTTTTGTTTGTTTGATTATTATTTCATCTACATTTTATGCTCAAGGAGCAGGTAATGATGGATTGTCTTTCCTAAAGTTTGGCTTTGGCGCAAGAAACATTGCAATGGGAGAAATTGGAGTTGTAAATTCTAATGATGTAACTGCATTGAATTATAACCCAGCTTTACTTTCCAACTTTAAAAGTTCAGAAATAGTTTTTACACACAACGAATGGATACAAGATGTTAGAAGCGAATTGCTTGGAGCTAGTTTTAAAGCATTCAATCTACCATTTGCGGTTGGCTTAAACACAACAACTGTTTCTGATATTGAATCAAGAACAAAACCTGGCGAACCGCTTTCAAAATTTAGTGCTAATTATTTCAATGGCAGCTTATCTACTGGATTTGAAATCATTAATGATATTTCTTTTGGTATGACAATAAAATATTTGTACGAGGGAATGTTATCTGATGAAGCGACTGGCTGGGGATTCGACTTCGGAGCTTTTTATAAAAGTCCCGTTGAAGGATTAGTATTTGGTGCAGCAATTAAAAATCTTGGTAGTATGAATGAACTAAGACACGATGCAACAAAACTTCCTACTGAATTTAGTGTTGGTTCATTGTATTCAACTCCTGTGGAAAATTTGAAATCATTAGTTACTGTTGGAGCGGAATATCAAAAATATACCAGGGAAAGCGGCAATCATATAAATGTTGGCGGAGAATTTTCATACGATAATTTAATAGCGATTCGCTTAGGGTACCGGATACAATCCGAAGATGATGCAAGAAATATTTCTGCAGGACTTGGACTTATGTGGGGAAGTCTGAACTTTGATTATGCTTTTGTACCTTTCAAATATAACCTTGGAATAGCACACACAATATCAATAAAATTTATATTCTGA
- a CDS encoding GNAT family N-acetyltransferase, which translates to MLDHLPLKSANISPKEWDEFIESSDNGTIFHTRKFLSYHPKDRFKDVSLVIKKKNSIFSLLPAVVIERDDKKILSSHAGASYGSFAYDSDLNFREAFDLVEILLAYAKELKCDRIQLTPPPIIYQSKLSNYIDFALVSNGFQYLKREVSSVVQLDVEKDKLIYTYRPEARTALKKSQKMGIEIVECERFEEYYAILKKNLRMRHNVNPTHTLDELLKLKQMFPTRIRLWGAFLGDKLIAGVCNFSANPKVVLAFYISHDDDYQEYRAVNLLFYEIMKRYQEEGYKFLDFGIFTVNMDPNWGLARFKENFGSRGIFRDYFYKDL; encoded by the coding sequence ATGTTAGATCACTTACCATTAAAATCAGCAAATATTTCTCCCAAAGAATGGGATGAATTTATTGAATCTTCTGATAACGGAACTATCTTTCACACAAGAAAATTTTTATCCTATCATCCCAAAGACAGATTCAAGGATGTTTCGTTAGTAATAAAAAAGAAGAATAGTATTTTTTCTTTGCTTCCTGCAGTAGTTATTGAACGGGATGATAAGAAAATTCTTTCTTCGCATGCAGGAGCATCTTATGGCAGCTTTGCTTATGATTCCGATTTGAATTTCAGGGAAGCATTCGATTTAGTTGAAATTCTTTTAGCTTATGCCAAGGAATTGAAATGCGATAGAATCCAGCTTACTCCACCGCCAATAATTTATCAGTCAAAGCTTAGCAACTACATCGATTTTGCTTTGGTAAGCAACGGATTCCAATATTTGAAAAGGGAAGTATCAAGCGTAGTTCAGCTTGATGTTGAAAAAGATAAACTGATTTATACATATCGACCGGAAGCAAGAACGGCATTAAAAAAATCGCAGAAGATGGGAATTGAAATAGTTGAGTGTGAAAGGTTTGAAGAATATTATGCAATCTTAAAAAAGAACTTAAGAATGCGGCACAATGTAAATCCAACTCATACTTTGGATGAGTTATTGAAACTGAAGCAGATGTTTCCAACAAGAATTAGGTTATGGGGCGCTTTCCTTGGCGATAAGCTTATTGCCGGTGTTTGTAACTTCAGCGCTAATCCAAAAGTTGTTCTGGCTTTTTATATAAGTCACGATGATGATTACCAGGAGTACAGAGCGGTTAATCTTTTATTCTATGAGATAATGAAACGATACCAGGAAGAAGGTTATAAGTTTTTAGACTTTGGTATTTTTACTGTGAATATGGATCCTAATTGGGGCTTAGCTCGCTTCAAAGAAAATTTTGGATCGCGTGGAATTTTTAGAGATTATTTTTATAAGGATTTGTAA